gaaaaatagggTGGGGGGGGGAAAGCCAGCATCAGTATCACTGCTAGTATAATTTAGCCTTTTCTCAGCTCCATCTTtagatttatcttttatttaaagctgaaatcaTTTAACTAAGTAGTGTACTGTCTGCCACTTTACTGACTGGTCCCATCAATGTCAAATTCAGCTATAATCACAAAAAGACTCTTAAGTCAACTGGAtccattaagagttttttttttttttttcataacaatTGTGATAAAACGGTGATAAAATGTGTTCCTTtcccatgttttcttttagaacTAATGTTGAAGATTTGTGTATCATGTTGACTGTTGCTGCTTTTTCTAGAATCTTTTTATTGCACTAGTAAGATAACAGCTGAAAATATGAGGTGACCCCAAAAGATCAGGGTGCAGACAAGATCAGGTCTGCACCCTGATCTTTGCTGCTTCAATGAAACTTTGACGTGAGCTAACATACACCACACTCTGGTGgattaaacattgtttttaagcaGATATGGTCTCCAAATAAAGATATAgctatttttacaaaaaatgtttcTACACAGACAAAAGGATTGTGAATTACAGGTAAACAAATGCGAGTGGAAACAATGGGTGTAAATGCTTCCCCATAAGTACACTGtatcataaaaaaaagccaattaAAATTCAATTTTACTCTGGGGAATAGTAAACAATGCTGGGCTGGCCCAGCTGATGCGGAACTCCTATAAAAAAGGGTAAACGGAAAAGATCTCATTGACTTTGATGAAGGGTTCATCACTGGGACACAAGCCTCGGTCACAAACACTACACTCAGCTGGCTGGTGTTTTAACAGGAACAATAACAGAGGCAACATCTGCATTTAGACCACAGTTTAGTCTGAAGTGTTGTcgaatgtttctcttttttagaTGAGTAGTTTTTGATCATGGAGCTGGTCTAATGTGGCCTTTCTAAAAATTCAATGGAATCAGCCTTTACGCATGTGGTAAATATGCTGTGAAtcacagtgtgtgtttgcagaccTGGAGACCTGCAGATTCAGACCCGCAGATCTGGCACTTCCAGACCCTTGGTGGTTCTGCGATAGTGCCATCTACTGGCTGATTATAAAATAGCAACTTGCTGGAGAAGCAGGTCCTCCAAACCCCAGACGAAGTAAAAGTTTTCAGACGAAACTGTCTGGAAACTGCCACTAAATCAGCGTTTAACTCAAATTCCTATTTTTCTCAAAAcacttttaaagctttataaGAAGTTTCAATCTTAAAGTAAACGTTGTATTTTGtccaattaaaaatattattatttatttgctcaTGAAGCTTCAAACTACAGAATTCCCCTCTGAAGATCACTACTTTAGATTTATTACAGTATAGTTTCTAGTTGTTTAAAGATTTAGTTCACCCCGATACTAATCATTTTGGCTTATTACTAAACACTAACAATTGGTCAAAAGTTTTCCtggaactttacagaaatatgtattattgtatatatgtatatatatacagtaacaTTCAAATGGACCTCAAACCTCCCAAAACctttaacagaaaatatctgGTCTTTGGTGTCCAGTTCTCACTTTGTTGtggaaaactgaaacaaaaactgaaacactgaaattgtttttaaatgttttactaacTAATCAGGAAAtctacagagaaagaaatcaaaccTATCTCTCACAAgcttatgaataaataaataaacactttttcataatatataaatatcagTCACTGTCAGAAAGGACAGATAAATTCTTTGCAGCAGGTCCTGCATCTATCCAGGTTTGTCTTCACTGTGTTTGTCCAGGTTTGTCCTTGGTGGACTTTTATGTACTCCTTGTCAATTTGTCAGCTAATACTTgaataaaatatctaaatataacCTATATTTTATAGATGTAAATAGTGATGTAAACACACATGATATATAATGTGAATAATAAAACTTTCATACTTTTATGAAAATGTTGGTCTGTGTTTTCTTGTAACATTCACTTCATTACTTATTTCATTTGTCTATATTTAAGTTGTCATGGCACCTTGGTAATATTAAACTAAAAGTATGGGAGCAACTTTCAGAAAACCGtgtcaaatcattttaaacttaCCACAGTAGaaccttttcttctttgtcacTTTCAAGTCGACAAAATAGTTTGATGGTATTAAACAATGAGATTCGAAAACTCTGCGATTGTTATCCATATTAATCTCCAATGAAATAGAGGACACTGTCAGGGAACCACACGGGGTCCAGAACTGCGGGTCTCCGGGTCTGCAGACACATGCTTTTCAAGCGGGAGTCTTCGTTTTAAACcgaaagtaaaaaagaaaaaaaaagaaaaaaagtttgcgCCATTTTATGCATGAAGTCGGTGGTGTATCCACAGCAGACGGTGAAAAGGTAAGTTAACCTACTCTACTTTTGACCATCGAGGGCAAATATTTAGACCTCGTTGGGAAACAGCTTGTTGCTGCTGCGCTTTTTCAATAGAAATAAATTCGTTCAAGCAGACGCGGCAACCAGCACTCTGATCAATCTAAATGTGCTGTTTGTTCTTATTCGGTTTTATTAATCGGGGTTACTTTTAGATACATATCCATACAATTAAATGCATATacataaactaaacaaaaaggcAAGAACTCGTTTCTTATGTCAGACTAGACCGAGAACGAGTCTGTCTTTTGTTCATCTATTAGTCACTTCATTTTCAAgataaactgtgttaaaaaaatcacaaatcatCACCCAAATTATTTATGCGTAAGTGTAGAATAACTGTCTGATGTGTAGATCCAGCTGTGGCTCATCTGGCTTTTTATAAATAGCTTATAAACTGTTTAGCCTTTTTCACTTCCTGATTCTCTCTCGGTGTGctgtaaacattaacataacCGCAGCAATCACATTCACTGCAGCCATATAAGTAACCCTGGTATGTGCTTCTATCTAAAGAAAAATCCACTAAACAATGTATGGCGTAACAGCTGAGAGGAAGGAATAATGTATGATCTTAATGCAAATGCTTGATCCTACTACGCCCTAGATTTACTTTGACTAGAAATACTTTGATTCAGACAGTTATCTTGTTCCAACTATATAAAATGTGATATGCTCAGAATCTGAAGCAAcactcctttatttatttatttttagttttaggtGGCATGCAGTCATTTGTTGTTTAATTTAGAGTGAAAAATCATTGTCCCTGTTTATTAACTAACTGATATATAGTCTAGAAACATGGTTAGGAAGTGATAAATGTTCAGTAATTTATTAAATACAGAGTTATGTTTCTCACTGCAGGCTGGCCGACTCTTGATGCATTGATATAAGTCTTACTTTTACAAAGCAAATTAAAGTATTGTGGAGGTATAAAAGAGAACCTGAAAACAAATTTCCTCTTTCATCTGTCCAGTAAACAGACATGGTGGTTCCACAGCTGCTCTTAGAAACTCTGGAGGACATGCTCGAAGATGACTTCAAAAAATTTAAGTGGCACCTCACATATAAGTTCTCGGACCGCTATCAACCAATTCCAAAGGCCCATGTAGAACCTTCAACTCGGATTGACGTCATAACTAAAATGATAGAACGCTACGGTGAAGAGGAGGCTGTGCAAATCACCGAAGACATCCTGAAGATGATGCAGCAGATTAACGCTGCAAAGAAGTTAAGGAATGCATACACAGGTAACTGTGATATGTAACCTAAAATCTGTCTGTTACCACCTTTGGCCATGATGCGTCTTTTAATCTCCATCTCGCCATCCGTCTTTTCTCTAGCTGAGGAGAAAAGAGCTGCAGCCTCCACTGTGACGCCTCCTTCTGCTTCAATATCAGCTCAGCAAGAATCTGTGGTCATCGCTCCTGTGCTCACCAATAGCAACGCTGGAACAATTAACATAACCATCAATAAACCTTGATCAAACACTTTTAACACGGTGGAATGACATGATGAAAATGCATTAGATTTTAAAGAATTTCAttggtttatatttatttaaggtTTAGCAATGATATTTCTCCAATGATGTGACGACCTTTATGTGTTGTAACTCGTAGAACCGGCTTACCTCTGAACTATTTCAAATACCAGTCAGTAAAATGAAACACCATTTTCTTAGagcaaagtaattttttttttttatgtttcacatTTCAAGTAATGTTGTAGAAGAATTATCAAGAGTCTGGGATGAGTAAAAGCATATAAGGTTTATTACTGTTCACATGGCAATAAACGCTTTGAATTTGAATCAAGGTCTGTGACCCTGGACTGGAGGATTAACTCCAGAAGATTCTGGGTCAGAATCTATTGCTACAACTTCTGAAGTCTCATAGATCTTTTACAGGTCCAATTTCCCTGGCCTCTGGTGGAGGACCTAGGCCTGAGATTTCAACCTTTTCCATAATAACAGCTTGACATGAAAGCAAAGTCTCTGGTTTTTTCCAAATATTGTGTTTTGATCTTAAATTCAAACATCTAAAGTagcaaaaacatcagttttaccCAATTCTTCTCAGGTGTGTTGGTTTACTTGTAATACTCCACAGTAGAGACTTTGATTTATttcaagaaaatgttttaattaacattcatgtttcttttctctttgaatAACAGTGAAAGTGTGACAAACAAGATAAACAGAGGTTTAACAGCTATATACGTGGTTAAGccataattcattttattttttacaacaatgattttcctgctgcaactCAGTGTTTGGAGATATTTTTCCATATTGATGCATTAGCTGTAGATTTAGAAAATCTCACTTCTCTGTTTACTAAGGGGTTTGACGCACTAACTCCTGAGTTAAAGGCCCTCCGGGTCATGACACTGCAGAATAGGATGgctctggattttctcttagCTGAAAGGGGGGGGACCTGCAAGGTTATAGGGGACGAGTGTTGTACATTCATTCCTGATATGTCTACAAATCTGTCTTCTGTTCAGGATCACCTTAGGGATCTGTTATCTGGGATGGAGGCTCAGGATAGCTCTGGTTTTTCTTCTGAGTTATGGTCTTGGTTGCAGTCAGGTGGCTGGTGGCATGTCTTGCTCGCAGTTTTAGGCcctatttttgctgttctaattTCCTGCTGG
The Melanotaenia boesemani isolate fMelBoe1 chromosome 4, fMelBoe1.pri, whole genome shotgun sequence genome window above contains:
- the LOC121638680 gene encoding pyrin-like, producing the protein MVVPQLLLETLEDMLEDDFKKFKWHLTYKFSDRYQPIPKAHVEPSTRIDVITKMIERYGEEEAVQITEDILKMMQQINAAKKLRNAYTAEEKRAAASTVTPPSASISAQQESVVIAPVLTNSNAGTINITINKP